Proteins encoded within one genomic window of Mesobacillus subterraneus:
- a CDS encoding zinc ribbon domain-containing protein YjdM, whose protein sequence is MSNLPNCPKCGSEYTYEDGTLLVCPECAHEWDPAADAANGEDNKVIRDANGNVLNDGDTVSVIKDLKVKGTSSVIKIGTKAKNIRLVDGDHDIECKLEGFGAMKLKSEFVKKI, encoded by the coding sequence ATGTCTAATTTGCCCAATTGCCCAAAATGCGGTTCAGAATATACTTATGAGGATGGCACCCTGCTCGTTTGCCCGGAATGCGCCCATGAATGGGACCCTGCTGCAGATGCTGCCAATGGAGAAGACAATAAAGTGATCAGAGATGCGAACGGCAATGTGCTGAACGATGGAGACACCGTCTCTGTCATCAAGGACCTTAAAGTAAAAGGTACCTCTTCCGTGATTAAAATCGGGACAAAGGCTAAAAATATCCGTCTAGTAGATGGCGACCATGATATTGAGTGTAAACTCGAGGGATTTGGAGCAATGAAGCTCAAATCTGAATTTGTAAAGAAAATATAG